One genomic region from Lineus longissimus chromosome 6, tnLinLong1.2, whole genome shotgun sequence encodes:
- the LOC135489502 gene encoding 5-hydroxytryptamine receptor 1A-like has translation MNLTTTSGGGGGYQVLGSPPATSPPFLSSTGDDLGNLSFDFDFDSNFSNWTNTTDEPTGLHYTVWQQAIIGIILSVIIGGTIIGNTLVILAVGLVKKLRTPSNILIVSLAVSDLSVAVLDMPFAAMYELRQVWTLGETVCDLWTSLDVMLCTASILNLCMISIDRYFVITRPFTYMIKRTPKLMALMITVAWVSSALISIPPLIGWKQEYIDGRCGVSNELGYQIYATIGAFYVPLTVMIVVYGRIFLISKRLSKSGASSHPAGRPADRPSGGSGGPGNWHIPPISALKRDSNEENHNFPNGSAKRCSKDSQDDSKREMLPKKNTKSKFQLKKFGHRQSRNNSKGGGESKATRTLGVIMGGFTLCWLPFFICALCKPFKINPPHWLEAFFMWLGFLNSFLNPIIYAKFNRDFRKPFKEILLFRCRGLNRKVRSDSYVDQYGGPLPLRDSIRRESNQANSRRESFLNPPSRRESTRPLPPAESIVRCNVQGETSVRLGNGAPLADGEATL, from the coding sequence ATGAATCTGACGACGACTTCGGGTGGAGGAGGGGGTTACCAGGTGCTGGGCAGTCCGCCGGCCACCTCTCCTCCCTTTCTCTCCTCAACGGGGGACGACCTCGGGAATCTCTCCTTCgacttcgacttcgactcaaaCTTCTCAAACTGGACTAACACGACGGACGAACCGACGGGTCTGCACTACACGGTCTGGCAACAAGCCATCATCGGTATCATATTATCAGTGATTATCGGAGGCACCATCATCGGTAACACGCTGGTAATCCTCGCTGTAGGCCTTGTGAAGAAATTACGTACGCCCTCCAATATTCTTATCGTGTCCCTAGCCGTCTCTGACTTATCTGTCGCCGTATTAGACATGCCCTTCGCTGCCATGTATGAACTCCGCCAAGTGTGGACATTGGGAGAGACAGTCTGTGACCTATGGACATCTCTGGACGTCATGCTGTGTACGGCGTCCATCCTCAACCTGTGCATGATCAGTATAGATCGGTATTTTGTCATCACCCGACCGTTTACCTACATGATCAAACGGACCCCAAAGTTAATGGCGCTGATGATTACAGTGGCCTGGGTGTCCTCTGCGCTGATAAGTATTCCGCCGCTAATTGGCTGGAAACAAGAATACATCGATGGAAGGTGTGGTGTCAGCAACGAACTCGGATACCAAATCTATGCAACGATTGGTGCCTTCTATGTCCCTTTAACTGTGATGATCGTGGTTTATGGCCGAATTTTTCTAATCTCGAAAAGACTATCGAAGAGTGGAGCCAGTTCTCACCCCGCTGGGCGGCCGGCGGATCGGCCAAGCGGAGGGTCCGGCGGACCAGGAAACTGGCACATCCCACCTATATCCGCACTAAAGCGTGATAGCAACGAAGAGAATCACAATTTTCCAAATGGGTCTGCGAAACGATGCTCGAAAGATTCCCAAGACGACAGCAAACGGGAAATGTTGCCGAAAAAGAATACCAAGTCcaaatttcaattaaaaaagttCGGACATCGCCAGAGCAGAAACAATAGTAAAGGAGGCGGTGAATCGAAGGCAACGAGGACACTTGGCGTCATCATGGGTGGGTTTACTTTGTGCTGGCTTCCATTTTTTATATGCGCTCTTTGTAAACCATTTAAAATCAACCCGCCACACTGGTTAGAAGCATTCTTCATGTGGCTCGGCTTTCTAAATTCCTTCCTCAACCCCATCATCTACGCGAAGTTTAACAGAGATTTCCGAAAACCGTTCAAGGAGATTCTGTTATTCCGATGCAGGGGTTTGAATAGAAAGGTCCGTTCAGACAGTTATGTGGACCAATACGGTGGTCCTCTGCCGCTCAGAGACAGTATCCGGCGGGAGAGCAACCAGGCTAATTCCAGGCGAGAAAGCTTCTTAAATCCACCCTCCCGGCGGGAGAGTACCCGTCCGTTACCGCCAGCAGAAAGCATAGTGCGTTGCAATGTCCAAGGTGAAACATCCGTACGATTAGGCAATGGTGCCCCGCTTGCGGACGGTGAAGCAACGTTATAG